In a genomic window of Nodosilinea sp. E11:
- a CDS encoding valine--pyruvate transaminase, which produces MTPELTRFGEEMSHLTGVRAIMKDIIETLRAGQGQQFINLSAGNPVILPEIEQLWRDCTQDLLASPEYGNVVCRYGASQGYEPLIAAIKDDFNQRYGLALSDRHILITAGSQALYFLAANAFGGYHATGRMKDIVLPLSPDYTGYGGISLVPEAVRAYRPTLLVDEATHRFRYRPDFSQLTINGDTGFVLFSRPCNPTGNVISTEDVQHIASLAAAHNVPVLVDSAYAPPYPALNFTAMEPVFGDNILHCMSLSKAGLPGERLGIAIGDPAIIQVLECFQTNFCIHSSRYGQAIAARAIASGELARLSEQVIRPYYQDKFAVLEAALDRALPADLPWYLHYGEGAIFAWLWFDQLPISDQELYQQLKQRGVIVVPGNPFFPGLREDWPHTRQCLRLSLTASREDLVEAAGRLGALVTEVYQGQPSQPESALESSTVAVPAR; this is translated from the coding sequence TTATGAAAGACATCATTGAGACGCTGCGAGCGGGGCAGGGGCAGCAGTTCATTAATCTCAGCGCGGGCAACCCGGTAATTTTGCCCGAAATTGAGCAGCTCTGGCGCGACTGTACCCAGGACCTGTTGGCCAGTCCTGAGTATGGCAATGTGGTGTGTCGCTACGGGGCTAGCCAGGGCTATGAGCCGCTGATTGCCGCGATTAAAGACGACTTTAACCAGCGCTACGGGCTGGCGCTGAGCGATCGCCACATTTTGATTACCGCTGGCAGCCAGGCGCTGTATTTCTTAGCGGCCAATGCTTTTGGGGGCTATCACGCCACCGGTCGCATGAAAGATATTGTGCTGCCCCTCAGCCCCGACTACACCGGCTACGGTGGCATTTCGCTGGTGCCCGAGGCGGTGCGGGCCTACCGCCCTACCCTCCTGGTGGATGAGGCGACGCATCGGTTTCGCTACCGGCCTGACTTTAGCCAACTCACCATCAATGGCGACACGGGGTTTGTGCTGTTTTCGCGCCCCTGCAACCCTACGGGCAACGTGATTAGCACTGAAGATGTGCAGCATATCGCCAGTCTGGCGGCGGCCCACAACGTGCCTGTGCTGGTTGACTCGGCCTACGCACCGCCCTACCCAGCGCTGAACTTCACCGCGATGGAGCCGGTGTTTGGCGACAACATTCTTCACTGCATGAGTCTCTCGAAGGCCGGGCTGCCCGGGGAGCGCTTGGGAATCGCGATCGGCGATCCAGCGATTATTCAAGTGCTGGAATGTTTTCAGACCAACTTCTGCATTCATTCGTCGCGCTACGGGCAGGCGATCGCTGCCCGAGCGATCGCCTCCGGTGAGCTAGCCCGCCTGTCTGAGCAGGTGATTCGCCCCTACTACCAAGACAAGTTTGCGGTCTTAGAGGCTGCCCTCGATCGCGCTTTGCCCGCCGATCTGCCCTGGTATTTGCACTATGGCGAAGGGGCCATTTTTGCCTGGCTGTGGTTTGATCAGCTGCCGATTTCTGACCAAGAGCTGTATCAGCAGCTCAAACAGCGGGGGGTGATCGTGGTGCCGGGCAACCCCTTCTTTCCTGGGCTGCGCGAAGACTGGCCCCACACTCGCCAGTGCCTGCGTCTGAGCCTGACCGCTAGCCGCGAAGACCTAGTCGAGGCCGCTGGGCGGTTGGGGGCTCTGGTGACGGAGGTGTACCAGGGACAGCCCAGTCAGCCTGAATCGGCCCTTGAGTCGTCTACTGTAGCGGTGCCTGCCCGATGA